The Mercurialis annua linkage group LG2, ddMerAnnu1.2, whole genome shotgun sequence genome contains a region encoding:
- the LOC126669957 gene encoding protein translation factor SUI1 homolog 2-like yields the protein MVDLKLNISEAFDPSAESKDSSAASTSYVHIRIYERSNMTTLTKIQGLPKEYSYSKILRDLKKEFRCRGDVIKDKELGLIIQLSGDQRKNVHTFLVSVKNLVHRENIKVHGS from the coding sequence ATGGTTGATTTAAAACTTAATATCTCCGAGGCTTTTGATCCATCCGCTGAGTCGAAGGATTCGTCTGCAGCATCTACGAGCTATGTGCATATCCGAATATACGAGAGAAGTAACATGACGACGCTGACTAAAATTCAAGGATTACCTAAAGAATATAGCTACTCAAAGATTCTCAGGGATCTGAAGAAGGAATTCCGTTGCAGGGGGGATGTTATTAAGGATAAGGAACTCGGTCTCATAATCCAGCTCTCCGGTGATCAGCGCAAGAATGTTCATACTTTTCTTGTCTCTGTTAAGAATCTAGTTCATAGGGAAAATATCAAGGTTCATGGTTCCTGA